CGCTTAATGGGTATCAATGGCGACTTAAGCGACTTCCGCTTTGTTGCCGAGCCGCACCCGGCGCTGCACCCGGGGCAGACGGCGAGCATCTACAAGGGTGATCAAAAGGTGGGCTATATGGGCTGCTTGCACCCAAGTACCCAAAAAGCGCTAGACTTGGATGAGCCTTGCTTTGTGTTCGAAATTGCGCAGAAGGCGCTGCTGGAAGGGCGTATGCCAGCCTTCAGGCCGTTGTCTAAGTTCCCGGAGGTGCGTCGGGACCTGGCGGTAGTCGTAGGCCAGGAGGTATGCGCTACATCACTGCTGGAGGCCGTGAAATCCGCCGCCGGTGAGGCCCTTACAAACTTAAAGGTATTTGACGTATATAGCGGCAAAGGCATTGATCCACATAGAAAAAGTGTAGGGCTGGGCTTGACGTATCAGCATCCTTCCCGCACTCTTAACGACGAAGAAATCAATGCATCAGTTGCGGCCGTTGTGGCGCAGCTGGAGTCCATGTTCAAAGCGACCTTGAGGTAAGAGGGCACTGCAAAAGGGGTGACTATGTCAGACGGGGCTTTAACTAAAGCTGATCTGGCCGAAAAACTGTACGAACAGCTGGGCTTAAACAAGCGCGAAGCAAAAGAACTGGTGGAGGCCTTCTTTGAAGAAATCCGCCATGCGCTTGAAACCAACGAGCAAGTGAAACTTTCCGGTTTCGGAAATTTCGACCTCCGCGATAAAAGCCAGCGCCCCGGCCGAAACCCTAAAACTGGGGAGGAGATCCCCATTACAGCCCGCCGCGTGGTGACCTTCCGCCCCGGCCAAAAGCTTAAGGCAAGAGTAGAGGAACATGCTCGAACCAAGTAATAACGATGAATTACCGGTTATACCGGGTAAGCGTTACTTTACCATTGGCGAAGTCAGTGAGCTTTGTGCCGTAAAACCGCACGTTTTGCGCTACTGGGAGCAGGAATTTCCTCAATTGAATCCTGTTAAACGCCGGGGCAACCGGCGTTACTACCAGCGCGACGATGTGCTTACCATTCGGCAAATCCGCTCTCTGCTTTATGATCAAGGCTTCACCATTGGTGGCGCCCGGCAGCAGATGTCTGGTGAAACGCCGGCTGCTCCCGTGGTAGAGAGCGGTGACGATAAGTTTGCCAATGTGATCAAACAGATGATCAGTGAGCTTGAAGAATTACTGCTGGTACTTAAGCCCTGAAAAGGGCTTGCATTCTCTTCAAAACGCGGTATTATGCCGCCTCTAGGTTGGGCAGTTGAGGAATATCTTTTTCAAATCAACGGTTTAGCTGATCTCGGAGCGTAGCGCAGTCTGGTAGCGCACTATACTGGGGGTGTAGGGGTCGTGGGTTCAAATCCCGCCGTTCCGACCAAACAAAACGCAGAAGCCCCCATTGCTTCTGCACCAAAAGCCTGGGCCTGCCCGGGCTTTTTTATGCCCGCGTCTCCAGTGATGTGATAGAGGTACCCATGGATATCGAAACCTTCGAAACCTATTCGCTTTACATCGGCATTACGCTGTTGATCGGCTTTATGGGGTTCATTATTTGGGATTTGGCCAAGCAGTCCAAGGCCGGGCGTTTCGGCACCATTATTTTATTTATTGTGCTCGGTTTTTGCTTGCTGGGCTTTATTATCAAGGGCTTGTTGGCACAAGCCATTGGTGGCGGCAGCTAGCCTTTAGGCAAATAAACACCAATAGATTTAAATAAAAAAACGGGGCAACTTTTGCCCCGTTTTTTTATTGTTGGATTAAAGGTGTGCCCTAAAAGCTACACACCAAATCCCAATCTGCCGTGCCAGGCTCGCTTGCTGTCCACCATTTGGCTTGGTAAACCGCTTG
This genomic stretch from Simiduia sp. 21SJ11W-1 harbors:
- the ihfA gene encoding integration host factor subunit alpha, with translation MSDGALTKADLAEKLYEQLGLNKREAKELVEAFFEEIRHALETNEQVKLSGFGNFDLRDKSQRPGRNPKTGEEIPITARRVVTFRPGQKLKARVEEHARTK
- a CDS encoding MerR family transcriptional regulator, which encodes MLEPSNNDELPVIPGKRYFTIGEVSELCAVKPHVLRYWEQEFPQLNPVKRRGNRRYYQRDDVLTIRQIRSLLYDQGFTIGGARQQMSGETPAAPVVESGDDKFANVIKQMISELEELLLVLKP
- a CDS encoding DUF2788 domain-containing protein, with the protein product MDIETFETYSLYIGITLLIGFMGFIIWDLAKQSKAGRFGTIILFIVLGFCLLGFIIKGLLAQAIGGGS